Below is a window of Synechococcus sp. RSCCF101 DNA.
CCTTCCAGAACCCTCTGGTTCCCGCCTCGAAGGGCTTGCCGCTTGCGGTTGTGACTGGCTGGCGGCCGGTCGGATCGGCCATCCCATCAACCAGGGTCACGCGAACCCCCGCCTCGCAGAGGGCCTTGGCGGCGCCCCAGCCCGCCCAGCCGGCTCCGATCACGACCACATGCGATGGGCTGCTGGAGGTCATGGAGTGCTCTGGCAATGATCGTTCTAGCTGGTGTCACGTTCGCCCTGATTCCACGGATGCGTTTCTGGTGGTCTGTCTGCACACACAGCTGGCCAGAGCGGATCGGGCGCTTTCCAGCGCCAGGCGAGCCGGTCGGAATCGGGTGGTGGGTTCCGCAACCGATTGAGGACGGACACCGTCCTTCCCCTGCCCCGTCCGGGGCGTCGCTGGCGGCGACACGTCTTGTGGCCACGCCATTACGATGGCTTTTCACGATCGATAGCTGCCGTTTCGATGTCCAGCACAGAGCAGACGGCCACGCTGCCTCCTTCGCCGGCGACGTCGGAACAGGCGCGCATCTCCAGTGTTGAGGAGTTTGCTCAGGCGGCCGATTACTCCCTGATGGAGTCTCTCAACGCCGATCCGGATGCGAGTGACGACGGCATCGATCATCATCCCCGCCAGGTGTTTTCTGGTCACTTCGTGCCGGTGAAGCCCACGCCGCTGCCGGCATCCACCTATGTAGCCCACAGCTCTTCCCTGTTCAGTGAACTCGGCCTGAGCAATGAGCTGGCGTTCGATGATCGCTTCCGCCGCATCTTCTCCGGTGACCTCAGCGCCGCGGTGGCGCCGATGCGCCCCGTGGGCTGGGCCACAGGCTATGCCCTGTCGATCTACGGCACGGAGTACACGCGCCAGTGTCCCTTCGGCACCGGCAATGGCTACGGCGATGGCCGGGCGATCTCGGTCTTTGAGGGGCTGTTCAACGGGCAGCGCTGGGAACTGCAACTCAAGGGTGGCGGCCCCACCCCTTACTGCCGCGGTGCCGATGGGCGCGCCGTGCTTCGCTCCAGCGTGCGGGAGTTCCTGGCTCAGGAGCACATGCATGCCCTGGGCGTGCCCACATCGCGGTCGCTGACGCTGTACGTGTCCGGCCTGGAGACGGTGATGCGGCCCTGGTACTCGGAGGATTCCCGGGCCTCCGACCCCGACATCCTTGTGGAAAACCCAGCGGCGATCTCCACCCGCGTCGCCCCATCGTTTCTGCGCGTCGGCCAGCTTGAGCTCTTCGCGCGTCGCAGTCGCGGCGGCTCGCAGCCGCAGGCCCTGAAGGAGCTGCGGATGATCGTTTCCCATCTGATCGACAGGGAATACCGCCGCGAGATCGATCCCGCGCTGACCTTCCCTGAGCAGGTGGTGGCCCTGGCCCGCTGCTTCCGCGATCGCCTGACGGCCCTGGTGGCCGACTGGCTCCGGGTGGGGTATTGCCAGGGCAACTTCAACAGCGACAACTGTGCCGCCGGTGGCTTCACGCTCGACTACGGCCCATTCGGCTTCTGCGAGCTCTTCGATCCCGGCTTCCAGCCCTGGGTCGGTGGGGGTGACCACTTCTCCTTCTTCAACCAGCCGGTGGCGGCGGAAGCCAACTACCACATGTTCTGGTCGGCCCTGAAGCCCCTGATCGACGATGCCTCGCCGCTGTGTGAGGAATTCGATCAGATCCGCCTCGGCTTTGACGATGCCATGCACGAGCGGGTTGATCGCATGTGGGCCGCCAAGCTGGGACTGCCCGAGGTGAACAGCAAGCTCGTGCAT
It encodes the following:
- a CDS encoding YdiU family protein; the encoded protein is MSSTEQTATLPPSPATSEQARISSVEEFAQAADYSLMESLNADPDASDDGIDHHPRQVFSGHFVPVKPTPLPASTYVAHSSSLFSELGLSNELAFDDRFRRIFSGDLSAAVAPMRPVGWATGYALSIYGTEYTRQCPFGTGNGYGDGRAISVFEGLFNGQRWELQLKGGGPTPYCRGADGRAVLRSSVREFLAQEHMHALGVPTSRSLTLYVSGLETVMRPWYSEDSRASDPDILVENPAAISTRVAPSFLRVGQLELFARRSRGGSQPQALKELRMIVSHLIDREYRREIDPALTFPEQVVALARCFRDRLTALVADWLRVGYCQGNFNSDNCAAGGFTLDYGPFGFCELFDPGFQPWVGGGDHFSFFNQPVAAEANYHMFWSALKPLIDDASPLCEEFDQIRLGFDDAMHERVDRMWAAKLGLPEVNSKLVHRLLQLMAHTKVDFTIFFRELSRIPESVSALKESFYLPPSEPLSQEWQEWLSSWRHQVLKSASAADVSAAMLQVNPKYTWREWLVVPAYEQAMEGDFTLVRELQEVLSRPYDEQSKEIEDTYYRRRPRRFFNAGGVSHYSCSS